A part of Loxodonta africana isolate mLoxAfr1 chromosome 11, mLoxAfr1.hap2, whole genome shotgun sequence genomic DNA contains:
- the LOC100668894 gene encoding zinc finger protein 577-like isoform X4 translates to MTKAQGSLSFEDVAVGFTWEEWQLLDPSQKDLYKDVMLENYNNLVSVGYLATKPNSIFKLEQGEPPWILEGAIHSRTSLEIWAIDHMQCHSENQNENKSLERCQQSYALANNSNLSKILVPLTQRGSMVDSHYKSLKPPLSFVVQNRRYTGKESDEFSGYGKLSVHMKHDKTFCGIKYHGCGEPSNIKPQPNDHHKTYVGEKLHECSECGKTFPRKSQLMVHQRTHTGGKLYMCSECGKAFTWKSRLKRHQQSHTGEKLYGCNKCGKAFSQKAYLIAHQRLHTGEKPYECSECRRTFFFKSDLTKHQRIHTGERPYECSDCEKAFRSKSKLIQHQRTHNRERLNGCSECGKTFAHVSVLVKHKETHTREKAIKSLKMGKPPSGSPFYMSELIQEQNPMNTMPVEMSSPGTEPLNCREPIGGRNVVTVEQSFPRSQASVDNWETSKGVNVVNAVTVTAPSVINYVLYVADVV, encoded by the exons GGATCCTTATCATTTGAGGATGTGGCTGTGGGCTTCACCTGGGAGGAGTGGCAGTTATTGGACCCCTCTCAGAAGGACCTGTACAAGGACGTGATGTTGGAGAACTACAACAACCTGGTGTCAGTAG GGTACCTAGCTACCAAACCAAATTCAATCTTCAAGTTGGAGCAAGGAGAACCACCATGGATACTGGAGGGAGCAATCCACAGTCGGACCAGTCTAG AAATTTGGGCGATTGACCACATGCAGTGTCACTCAGAAAACCAAAACGAGAATAAAAGTTTGGAAAGATGTCAGCAAAGTTATGCACTTGCAAATAATTCCAATTTAAGCAAAATTCTTGTTCCTTTAACACAAAGAGGCAGTATGGTTGACTCGCATTATAAAAGTTTGAAGCCTCCTTTAAGTTTTGTGGTCCAGAATAGAAGATATACAGGAAAGGAATCTGATGAGTTTAGTGGTTACGGGAAATTATCTGTCCACATGAAGCATGATAAAACTTTTTGTGGAATTAAATACCATGGATGTGGTGAACCCAGTAACATCAAGCCACAGCCCAATGACCATCATAAAACGTATGTAGGAGAGAAATTGCACGAATGTAGTGAATGTGGGAAGACTTTCCCCAGAAAGTCACAGCTCATGGTACATCAGAGAACTCATACGGGAGGGAAACTGTATATGTGcagtgaatgtggaaaagccttcacTTGGAAGAGTCGGCTCAAGAGACATCAGCAgtctcatactggagagaaactcTATGGATGCAATAAGTGCGGGAAAGCCTTTTCCCAGAAGGCATACCTCATCGCGCATCAGAGACTCCACacaggagagaagccttatgaatgcaGTGAGTGTAGAAGAACCTTCTTTTTTAAGTCAGACCTGACCAAGCATCAAAGAATTCACACAGGAGAGAGACCTTATGAATGTAGTGATTGTGAAAAAGCCTTTAGAAGCAAGTCTAAACTCATTCAACATCAGCGAACTCATAACAGGGAGAGACTGAATGGATGTAGTGAATGCGGCAAAACTTTTGCCCATGTGTCAGTCCTCGTTAAACATAAGGAAACACATACAAGGGAGAAAGCGATAAAATCACTGAAGATGGGAAAGCCTCCCTCAGGGAGTCCTTTCTACATGAGTGAACTCATACAGGAACAGAACCCTATGAATACCATGCCTGTGGAAatgtcttctccaggaactgagccCTTAAATTGCAGAGAGCCCATAGGGGGTAGAAATGTAGTGACTGTGGAACAGTCTTTTCCAAGAAGTCAGGCCTCGGTAGATAATTGGGAAACATCAAAGGGAGTAAACGTTGTAAATGCAGTGACTGTGACAGCACCTTCAGTAATAAATTATGTTTTATATGTTGCAGATGTTGTGTAG
- the LOC100668894 gene encoding zinc finger protein 577-like isoform X3, whose protein sequence is MTKAQGSLSFEDVAVGFTWEEWQLLDPSQKDLYKDVMLENYNNLVSVGYLATKPNSIFKLEQGEPPWILEGAIHSRTSLEEIWAIDHMQCHSENQNENKSLERCQQSYALANNSNLSKILVPLTQRGSMVDSHYKSLKPPLSFVVQNRRYTGKESDEFSGYGKLSVHMKHDKTFCGIKYHGCGEPSNIKPQPNDHHKTYVGEKLHECSECGKTFPRKSQLMVHQRTHTGGKLYMCSECGKAFTWKSRLKRHQQSHTGEKLYGCNKCGKAFSQKAYLIAHQRLHTGEKPYECSECRRTFFFKSDLTKHQRIHTGERPYECSDCEKAFRSKSKLIQHQRTHNRERLNGCSECGKTFAHVSVLVKHKETHTREKAIKSLKMGKPPSGSPFYMSELIQEQNPMNTMPVEMSSPGTEPLNCREPIGGRNVVTVEQSFPRSQASVDNWETSKGVNVVNAVTVTAPSVINYVLYVADVV, encoded by the exons GGATCCTTATCATTTGAGGATGTGGCTGTGGGCTTCACCTGGGAGGAGTGGCAGTTATTGGACCCCTCTCAGAAGGACCTGTACAAGGACGTGATGTTGGAGAACTACAACAACCTGGTGTCAGTAG GGTACCTAGCTACCAAACCAAATTCAATCTTCAAGTTGGAGCAAGGAGAACCACCATGGATACTGGAGGGAGCAATCCACAGTCGGACCAGTCTAG AAGAAATTTGGGCGATTGACCACATGCAGTGTCACTCAGAAAACCAAAACGAGAATAAAAGTTTGGAAAGATGTCAGCAAAGTTATGCACTTGCAAATAATTCCAATTTAAGCAAAATTCTTGTTCCTTTAACACAAAGAGGCAGTATGGTTGACTCGCATTATAAAAGTTTGAAGCCTCCTTTAAGTTTTGTGGTCCAGAATAGAAGATATACAGGAAAGGAATCTGATGAGTTTAGTGGTTACGGGAAATTATCTGTCCACATGAAGCATGATAAAACTTTTTGTGGAATTAAATACCATGGATGTGGTGAACCCAGTAACATCAAGCCACAGCCCAATGACCATCATAAAACGTATGTAGGAGAGAAATTGCACGAATGTAGTGAATGTGGGAAGACTTTCCCCAGAAAGTCACAGCTCATGGTACATCAGAGAACTCATACGGGAGGGAAACTGTATATGTGcagtgaatgtggaaaagccttcacTTGGAAGAGTCGGCTCAAGAGACATCAGCAgtctcatactggagagaaactcTATGGATGCAATAAGTGCGGGAAAGCCTTTTCCCAGAAGGCATACCTCATCGCGCATCAGAGACTCCACacaggagagaagccttatgaatgcaGTGAGTGTAGAAGAACCTTCTTTTTTAAGTCAGACCTGACCAAGCATCAAAGAATTCACACAGGAGAGAGACCTTATGAATGTAGTGATTGTGAAAAAGCCTTTAGAAGCAAGTCTAAACTCATTCAACATCAGCGAACTCATAACAGGGAGAGACTGAATGGATGTAGTGAATGCGGCAAAACTTTTGCCCATGTGTCAGTCCTCGTTAAACATAAGGAAACACATACAAGGGAGAAAGCGATAAAATCACTGAAGATGGGAAAGCCTCCCTCAGGGAGTCCTTTCTACATGAGTGAACTCATACAGGAACAGAACCCTATGAATACCATGCCTGTGGAAatgtcttctccaggaactgagccCTTAAATTGCAGAGAGCCCATAGGGGGTAGAAATGTAGTGACTGTGGAACAGTCTTTTCCAAGAAGTCAGGCCTCGGTAGATAATTGGGAAACATCAAAGGGAGTAAACGTTGTAAATGCAGTGACTGTGACAGCACCTTCAGTAATAAATTATGTTTTATATGTTGCAGATGTTGTGTAG